The window AAGCTTGAGGCACTAAACTTTGATACACCTGTTTATAAAAATGCGCCGCATGATGAAGCAGATATACTACTGGTTGGCTTTAACTCAACACGTGGTGCTATTGAAGAAGTACAAGAGCGTCTCAATGCACAAGGTATGAAAGTAAACCATGCACATATGCGCTTAATTCACCCATTCCCATCTGCGGATATGGCACCTCTTGTAACGAAAGCGAAAAAAGTGATTGTTGTAGAAAACAACTACACAGGTCAATTAGCAAATATCATAAAAATGAATATTGGCGGGCACGATAAAATTGAGACCATCACAAAATATGATGGTACACCGTTCTTGCCAGGTGAATTAGAAAATAAAGTGAAGGAGCTGACTCGCTAATGGCAACATTTAAGGATTTTCGTAATTCAGTAAAACCAAACTGGTGCCCTGGCTGTGGTGACTTCTCGGTACAAGCCGCAATACAACGTGCAGCTGCTAATGTGGGCATCGAACCAAACGAGCTTGCTGTGATTTCTGGGATAGGCTGTTCAGGTCGTATTTCAGGTTATATAAATTCATATGGTTTCCATGGAATCCATGGTCGTGCACTACCGATTGCCCAAGGCTTAAAAATGGCTAATCGTGACTTAAACGTTATCGCATCTGGTGGTGATGGAGACGGCTTTGCCATCGGGATGGGGCATACAATTCACGCAATCCGTCGTAACATTGACATCACATACGTTGTAATGGATAACCAAATTTACGGTTTAACAAAAGGGCAAACATCACCACGTTCTGCTGCTGGATTTATCACAAAATCTACACCAGGTGGTGCAATTGAGCCTTCGTTAAAACCATTAGAGGTAGCTTTAACAAGTGGTGCAACATTTGTGGCACAAGGTTTCTCTACTGATATTAAAGAATTGACAGCTCTAATTGAAGCGGGTATTAACCATAAAGGTTTCTCATTCATCAACGTATTCTCACCTTGTGTAACATACAACAAAGTGAACACTTATGATTGGTTTAAAGAGAATTTAACAAAGCTTGCAGATATTGAAGGCTACGACAATTCAGATCGCAGCATGGCAATGCGTACAGTAATGGAAAATGAAGGACTTGTTACAGGTATTATCTATCAAGATACAAAAACAGCTTCTTACCAAGAGAAAGTCCCTGGCTACTCTGAACTTCCTCTTACAGATATCGACATTAAAATGAGCGAAAATCAATTTAATGAATTAGTCAATGAATT of the Lysinibacillus fusiformis genome contains:
- a CDS encoding 2-oxoacid:ferredoxin oxidoreductase subunit beta; this encodes MATFKDFRNSVKPNWCPGCGDFSVQAAIQRAAANVGIEPNELAVISGIGCSGRISGYINSYGFHGIHGRALPIAQGLKMANRDLNVIASGGDGDGFAIGMGHTIHAIRRNIDITYVVMDNQIYGLTKGQTSPRSAAGFITKSTPGGAIEPSLKPLEVALTSGATFVAQGFSTDIKELTALIEAGINHKGFSFINVFSPCVTYNKVNTYDWFKENLTKLADIEGYDNSDRSMAMRTVMENEGLVTGIIYQDTKTASYQEKVPGYSELPLTDIDIKMSENQFNELVNEFM